One genomic region from Microcystis panniformis FACHB-1757 encodes:
- the queG gene encoding tRNA epoxyqueuosine(34) reductase QueG gives MVTETQIKEKALELGFHGVGIASVDSQDSAVSHLKSWLERGYHADMDWMTNPKRQDIKTLWPEVRSLICLALNYYTPQQHSQEQNHGKISRYAWGRDYHKVLSKKLKALSQWLESQGEQIQTRYYVDTGPVQDKVWAQRAGIGWIAKNGNLITRNYGSWVFLAEILTNLPLEPDRPHSAHCGTCSRCLSACPTQAIVSPYVVDANRCIAYHTIENRAVTLPTEIAENLQGWVAGCDICQDVCPWNQRFAQVTDVEDFQPRPENLSPRLEELANLTIEEWDRRFISSALRRIKPQQWRRNAQANLAHSPHPAQDDN, from the coding sequence ATGGTGACAGAAACACAAATCAAAGAAAAAGCGCTAGAGTTAGGTTTCCATGGGGTCGGTATTGCTTCTGTGGATAGTCAAGACTCGGCGGTATCCCATCTAAAAAGCTGGTTAGAGCGCGGTTATCACGCTGATATGGATTGGATGACTAACCCGAAACGACAGGATATCAAAACTCTTTGGCCAGAAGTGCGATCGCTAATATGTCTTGCCCTTAACTACTACACCCCCCAGCAACACAGTCAAGAACAAAACCATGGCAAAATTTCCCGTTATGCTTGGGGACGGGATTATCACAAAGTATTAAGTAAAAAATTAAAGGCCCTCAGTCAATGGTTAGAAAGTCAGGGGGAGCAAATTCAAACCCGTTACTATGTGGACACCGGACCGGTACAGGATAAAGTTTGGGCGCAAAGAGCAGGGATCGGCTGGATTGCCAAGAATGGTAACTTAATTACCCGCAATTACGGCAGTTGGGTGTTTTTAGCCGAAATATTAACTAATTTACCTTTAGAACCCGATCGACCCCATAGCGCCCATTGTGGCACCTGTAGCCGTTGTTTAAGCGCCTGTCCCACCCAGGCAATAGTTAGTCCCTATGTGGTGGATGCTAATCGCTGTATTGCATACCATACCATCGAAAATCGTGCTGTAACTTTGCCTACAGAAATTGCCGAGAATTTACAAGGTTGGGTAGCTGGCTGCGATATCTGTCAAGATGTCTGTCCTTGGAATCAACGTTTTGCCCAAGTTACCGACGTGGAGGATTTTCAACCTCGTCCCGAAAACCTCTCGCCAAGGTTGGAGGAATTAGCTAATCTAACTATAGAGGAGTGGGATCGTCGTTTCATCTCGTCAGCCCTGCGTCGAATTAAACCCCAGCAGTGGCGACGTAATGCCCAAGCTAATTTAGCCCATTCCCCTCACCCCGCACAAGATGACAATTAA
- a CDS encoding HAD-IA family hydrolase, which produces MTIKVVVFDFDGTIADTHDTFVEIVNRLAKNFGYQPINEEDLARLKNLSSQEIIKQSQVSPVKIPFLLYRVKRELNKQIECLKPFHGWPHCLATLKERGYRLGIITSNTKENVNLFLGNNQLLNLFDFICSGTPLFGKHKIIDRLIRQNKFCPDEMIYVGDETRDITAAQKSQVQVVAVAWGFNSPQILSQFNPDHLIDHPLELLDILDRAG; this is translated from the coding sequence ATGACAATTAAAGTAGTCGTGTTCGATTTTGATGGTACTATCGCCGATACCCACGATACTTTCGTGGAGATTGTCAATCGTTTGGCTAAAAATTTTGGTTATCAACCCATCAACGAGGAAGATTTGGCCAGACTAAAAAACCTTAGTTCCCAAGAAATTATTAAACAATCCCAAGTTTCCCCCGTTAAAATCCCTTTTTTACTCTATCGAGTTAAACGGGAATTAAATAAACAAATTGAATGTCTGAAACCTTTTCATGGCTGGCCTCACTGCCTCGCTACTCTTAAAGAAAGAGGCTATAGATTGGGAATAATAACTTCTAATACCAAAGAAAATGTCAACCTATTTTTAGGTAATAATCAACTATTAAATTTATTTGATTTTATCTGTTCGGGAACGCCTTTATTCGGCAAACACAAAATTATCGATCGCCTGATCCGACAAAATAAATTCTGTCCCGATGAAATGATTTATGTCGGCGATGAAACCAGAGATATTACTGCTGCCCAAAAAAGTCAAGTGCAGGTGGTGGCAGTCGCTTGGGGCTTTAATTCCCCTCAAATTCTCTCCCAATTTAACCCTGATCATCTCATTGATCATCCCCTAGAATTATTGGATATTTTAGATAGGGCTGGCTGA
- the ndhL gene encoding NAD(P)H-quinone oxidoreductase subunit L, which yields MQSILTQETIIIALIYLSLSVLYLLVIPAVIYYYLNTRWYVASSWERGFMYFLMSFFFPGMLLLSPFLNFRPQRRTLKA from the coding sequence ATGCAATCAATTCTGACGCAAGAAACCATTATCATCGCCCTGATCTACCTATCTCTCAGTGTCTTGTATTTGCTCGTCATTCCCGCCGTTATCTACTACTACCTCAATACGCGCTGGTATGTGGCTTCTTCTTGGGAAAGAGGGTTTATGTACTTTCTGATGAGCTTTTTCTTCCCTGGGATGCTGTTGTTAAGTCCTTTCCTTAACTTCCGTCCCCAACGTCGTACCCTAAAAGCTTAA